CCGTAGGCCGCGCCGAGCGGGAGCCCGGTGGGCGAGCAGGCGGGCGCATCGGACCTGTGGATCAGGTCGACGACATCGGAGGTTGTCTTAGCCTCGTCCTGGGCCGTTTCATCTTGCGGCGGCTCGGCATCGCCATGCCCGTAGAGGTCCTCGTAGCCCGGCGGGGCCTGATCGGGCATGTCCTGGTCGGCGTCGCGCGTCGCGGCGGCGCCCTGGAGCTGCGAGATCTTGACCTTGTCGGCGCTCTTCTCGCTGTCGGCACGCTGTGCCTGCTCGGCGGAGCGCTGCTGCACCGCCTGCTTGGCCTGCTGGGTCGTGTTCGCCACACCCGCCGCGATGCCCGTGCCGATCGTGCTCATAGCCGTTTCCCTGCCGACGCCACTGCGAGTCGGCCCTGTTGCGACTATCGGCCAGACCGGCGGTTTGCTTGAAGCCGTGCCGATAAGGCGAGGTGTCATAACCCTGAAAACCGACCAAAACAAGCGAGAAACGCGGGTTCTGAGTGGTCGGGTCTTTACGACCCCTGGCCCGAACACCGACTGTGAATGTGGGGCTGGGGCCGGCTTTGCTGTGAAGCGCGAAGTCGGTACATGCTCAGCCCGATCCGGCGCTTCGCGGACTCAGCCCACGGCGTGGGATGCGCAAGAAAAGACCCGCCGGGGTGGCGGGTCTTCCGATGTGTGTTTCGTTGTTTTTGTAGCGCGGGTGGCTACTCGTCCTCGGCCCGGGTGATGAGCCAGTACTCGAGTTCGACGGGCGTCGCGCGGCCGAAGATGGTGACGATCACGCGCACCTTGCCCTGGTCGGGCAGGGTCTCGTCGATCGTGCCTTCCATGTTCTCGAACGGCCCGCCGGTGATCTTGACGTGGTCGCCGATCTGGAACTCCATCTTGACCTCGGGCTGCTCTTCGGGCGGCTTCGAGGACTCGATCATCTTCTCGACCTCGGGCAGCGTCATCGGCGAGGGCCGGCCGGCCGTGCCGATGAAGTCACCGACACCCGTCGTCTCCTTGATGAGGAAGAAGATGTCCTGGGGGATCCGGCCGTCGTCTTCGAGGCGCATCTCGACAAAGACGTAGCCGGGGTACAGCTTGGTCTCGACGATCTTTTGCTTGCCGGCCTTGATGACCTTTTCTTTTTCAGTGGGCACGAGCAGGCGGTTGACCAGGTGCGGCTTGGCGGGGTCGGAGCCGTCGTAGCCCTCGATCTTCACCTTGCGCAGGAGGGTCCTGCGGACGGAGTCTTCTTTGTTGGAGGCGACGCGGAGGACGAACCAGTTCATGCCGTCGGTGACGAGCGGCTCTTCCTCGATCACCTCGGCGGCCGGGGATTCATCCGCGATCGGCGCGGCCGAGTCCGGCTCGGCGTCGGTGTGGTTATCGTGTTCGGTCTCGGGCATGTCGTCTGCTTTCGGGGGGCGTTATTA
The sequence above is a segment of the Phycisphaeraceae bacterium D3-23 genome. Coding sequences within it:
- the nusG gene encoding transcription termination/antitermination protein NusG: MPETEHDNHTDAEPDSAAPIADESPAAEVIEEEPLVTDGMNWFVLRVASNKEDSVRRTLLRKVKIEGYDGSDPAKPHLVNRLLVPTEKEKVIKAGKQKIVETKLYPGYVFVEMRLEDDGRIPQDIFFLIKETTGVGDFIGTAGRPSPMTLPEVEKMIESSKPPEEQPEVKMEFQIGDHVKITGGPFENMEGTIDETLPDQGKVRVIVTIFGRATPVELEYWLITRAEDE